From a region of the Falco peregrinus isolate bFalPer1 chromosome 5, bFalPer1.pri, whole genome shotgun sequence genome:
- the RHBDL1 gene encoding rhomboid-related protein 1 isoform X2: MDRSSLLQLIQEQLDPENTGFIGVETFASLVHSHELPLDPAKLDMLVALAQGNDEGQISSKRSSSFKRAIANGQRALPRDVLLDETGLGFYKRFVRYVAYEILPCEMDRRWYFYQHRTCPPPVFMAAVTLTQIIVFLCYGARLNKWVLQTYHPEYMKSPLVYHPGHRARAWRFLTYMFMHVGLEQLGFNALLQLMIGVPLEMVHGILRISFLYLAGVLAGSLTVSITDMRAPLVGGSGGVYALCSAHLANVVMNWAGMRCPYKLLRMVLALVCSEYPAVPPTPGGTQGVGAVVGGGAQHLPALSYSELGGGSCRLAPLLAPTAGLGPPAQLHGPPGRGHRGHQHGADHPAQLRGEPAGPVWLVGAAPLLRHLPPLRRLLEHLCLRPAGGTDPPAAITPPHPTPSTPVFI; this comes from the exons ATGGACAggagctccctgctgcagctcatcCAGGAGCAG CTCGACCCCGAAAATACCGGTTTCATCGGGGTGGAGACGTTCGCCAGCCTCGTGCACAGCCATGAGCTGCCCCTGGACCCCGCCAAGCTGGACATGCTGGTGGCCCTGGCACAGGGCAACGACGAGGGGCAG ATCAGCAGCAAGCGCTCGAGCAGCTTCAAACGTGCCATTGCCAACGGGCAGCGAGCCCTGCCCCGCGACGTGCTGCTGGACGAGACCGGCCTGGGCTTCTACAAGCGCTTCGTTCGCTACGTGGCCTATGAGATCCTGCCCTGCGAGATGGACCGGCGCTGGTACTTCTACCAGCACCGCACGTGTCCACCCCCTGTCTTCATGGCAGCTGTCACCCTCACCCAG ATCATCGTGTTCCTCTGCTACGGGGCCCGGCTGAACAAGTGGGTGCTGCAGACCTACCACCCCGAGTACATGAAGAGCCCCCTGGTCTACCACCCTGGGCACCGGGCACGCGCCTGGCGCTTCCTCACCTACATGTTCATGCACGTGGG gctggagcagctggggtTCAACGCCCTCCTGCAGCTGATGATCGGGGTGCCCCTGGAGATGGTGCACGGCATCTTGCGCATCAGCTTCCTCTACCTGGCCGGTGTCCTGGCAG GCTCCCTCACTGTCTCCATCACTGACATGCGGGCCCCCCTGGTTGGGGGCTCGGGGGGCGTCTACGCACTCTGCTCGGCACACCTTGCCAACGTTGTCATG AACTGGGCCGGGATGCGCTGCCCCTACAAGCTGCTGCGGATGGTGCTGGCGCTGGTGTGCAGTGAGTACCCGGCcgtgccccccaccccggggggTACCCAGGGagtgggggctgtggtgggggggggggctcagcaCCTCCCGGCCCTGTCTTACAGTGAGCTCGGAGGTGGGTCGTGCCGTCTGGCTCCGCTTCTCGCCCCCACTGCCGGCCTCgggcccccagcccagcttcATGGCCCACCTGGCCGGGGCCATCGTGGGCATCAGCATGGGGCTGACCATCCTGCGCAGCTACGAGGAGAGCCTGCAGGACCAGTGTGGCTGGTGGGTGCTGCTCCTCTCCTACggcaccttcctcctcttcGCCGTCTTCTGGAACATCTTTGCCTACGACCTGCTGGGGGCACAGATCCCCCCGCCGCCataacacccccccaccccaccccatcaacccctgtatttatttaa
- the RHBDL1 gene encoding rhomboid-related protein 1 isoform X3, producing MDRSSLLQLIQEQLDPENTGFIGVETFASLVHSHELPLDPAKLDMLVALAQGNDEGQVCYQELVDLISSKRSSSFKRAIANGQRALPRDVLLDETGLGFYKRFVRYVAYEILPCEMDRRWYFYQHRTCPPPVFMAAVTLTQIIVFLCYGARLNKWVLQTYHPEYMKSPLVYHPGHRARAWRFLTYMFMHVGLEQLGFNALLQLMIGVPLEMVHGILRISFLYLAGVLAGSLTVSITDMRAPLVGGSGGVYALCSAHLANVVMNWAGMRCPYKLLRMVLALVCMSSEVGRAVWLRFSPPLPASGPQPSFMAHLAGAIVGISMGLTILRSYEESLQDQCGWWVLLLSYGTFLLFAVFWNIFAYDLLGAQIPPPP from the exons ATGGACAggagctccctgctgcagctcatcCAGGAGCAG CTCGACCCCGAAAATACCGGTTTCATCGGGGTGGAGACGTTCGCCAGCCTCGTGCACAGCCATGAGCTGCCCCTGGACCCCGCCAAGCTGGACATGCTGGTGGCCCTGGCACAGGGCAACGACGAGGGGCAGGTCTGCTATCAGGAGCTGGTAGACCTG ATCAGCAGCAAGCGCTCGAGCAGCTTCAAACGTGCCATTGCCAACGGGCAGCGAGCCCTGCCCCGCGACGTGCTGCTGGACGAGACCGGCCTGGGCTTCTACAAGCGCTTCGTTCGCTACGTGGCCTATGAGATCCTGCCCTGCGAGATGGACCGGCGCTGGTACTTCTACCAGCACCGCACGTGTCCACCCCCTGTCTTCATGGCAGCTGTCACCCTCACCCAG ATCATCGTGTTCCTCTGCTACGGGGCCCGGCTGAACAAGTGGGTGCTGCAGACCTACCACCCCGAGTACATGAAGAGCCCCCTGGTCTACCACCCTGGGCACCGGGCACGCGCCTGGCGCTTCCTCACCTACATGTTCATGCACGTGGG gctggagcagctggggtTCAACGCCCTCCTGCAGCTGATGATCGGGGTGCCCCTGGAGATGGTGCACGGCATCTTGCGCATCAGCTTCCTCTACCTGGCCGGTGTCCTGGCAG GCTCCCTCACTGTCTCCATCACTGACATGCGGGCCCCCCTGGTTGGGGGCTCGGGGGGCGTCTACGCACTCTGCTCGGCACACCTTGCCAACGTTGTCATG AACTGGGCCGGGATGCGCTGCCCCTACAAGCTGCTGCGGATGGTGCTGGCGCTGGTGTGCA TGAGCTCGGAGGTGGGTCGTGCCGTCTGGCTCCGCTTCTCGCCCCCACTGCCGGCCTCgggcccccagcccagcttcATGGCCCACCTGGCCGGGGCCATCGTGGGCATCAGCATGGGGCTGACCATCCTGCGCAGCTACGAGGAGAGCCTGCAGGACCAGTGTGGCTGGTGGGTGCTGCTCCTCTCCTACggcaccttcctcctcttcGCCGTCTTCTGGAACATCTTTGCCTACGACCTGCTGGGGGCACAGATCCCCCCGCCGCCataa
- the RHBDL1 gene encoding rhomboid-related protein 1 isoform X1, translating to MDRSSLLQLIQEQLDPENTGFIGVETFASLVHSHELPLDPAKLDMLVALAQGNDEGQVCYQELVDLISSKRSSSFKRAIANGQRALPRDVLLDETGLGFYKRFVRYVAYEILPCEMDRRWYFYQHRTCPPPVFMAAVTLTQIIVFLCYGARLNKWVLQTYHPEYMKSPLVYHPGHRARAWRFLTYMFMHVGLEQLGFNALLQLMIGVPLEMVHGILRISFLYLAGVLAGSLTVSITDMRAPLVGGSGGVYALCSAHLANVVMNWAGMRCPYKLLRMVLALVCSEYPAVPPTPGGTQGVGAVVGGGAQHLPALSYSELGGGSCRLAPLLAPTAGLGPPAQLHGPPGRGHRGHQHGADHPAQLRGEPAGPVWLVGAAPLLRHLPPLRRLLEHLCLRPAGGTDPPAAITPPHPTPSTPVFI from the exons ATGGACAggagctccctgctgcagctcatcCAGGAGCAG CTCGACCCCGAAAATACCGGTTTCATCGGGGTGGAGACGTTCGCCAGCCTCGTGCACAGCCATGAGCTGCCCCTGGACCCCGCCAAGCTGGACATGCTGGTGGCCCTGGCACAGGGCAACGACGAGGGGCAGGTCTGCTATCAGGAGCTGGTAGACCTG ATCAGCAGCAAGCGCTCGAGCAGCTTCAAACGTGCCATTGCCAACGGGCAGCGAGCCCTGCCCCGCGACGTGCTGCTGGACGAGACCGGCCTGGGCTTCTACAAGCGCTTCGTTCGCTACGTGGCCTATGAGATCCTGCCCTGCGAGATGGACCGGCGCTGGTACTTCTACCAGCACCGCACGTGTCCACCCCCTGTCTTCATGGCAGCTGTCACCCTCACCCAG ATCATCGTGTTCCTCTGCTACGGGGCCCGGCTGAACAAGTGGGTGCTGCAGACCTACCACCCCGAGTACATGAAGAGCCCCCTGGTCTACCACCCTGGGCACCGGGCACGCGCCTGGCGCTTCCTCACCTACATGTTCATGCACGTGGG gctggagcagctggggtTCAACGCCCTCCTGCAGCTGATGATCGGGGTGCCCCTGGAGATGGTGCACGGCATCTTGCGCATCAGCTTCCTCTACCTGGCCGGTGTCCTGGCAG GCTCCCTCACTGTCTCCATCACTGACATGCGGGCCCCCCTGGTTGGGGGCTCGGGGGGCGTCTACGCACTCTGCTCGGCACACCTTGCCAACGTTGTCATG AACTGGGCCGGGATGCGCTGCCCCTACAAGCTGCTGCGGATGGTGCTGGCGCTGGTGTGCAGTGAGTACCCGGCcgtgccccccaccccggggggTACCCAGGGagtgggggctgtggtgggggggggggctcagcaCCTCCCGGCCCTGTCTTACAGTGAGCTCGGAGGTGGGTCGTGCCGTCTGGCTCCGCTTCTCGCCCCCACTGCCGGCCTCgggcccccagcccagcttcATGGCCCACCTGGCCGGGGCCATCGTGGGCATCAGCATGGGGCTGACCATCCTGCGCAGCTACGAGGAGAGCCTGCAGGACCAGTGTGGCTGGTGGGTGCTGCTCCTCTCCTACggcaccttcctcctcttcGCCGTCTTCTGGAACATCTTTGCCTACGACCTGCTGGGGGCACAGATCCCCCCGCCGCCataacacccccccaccccaccccatcaacccctgtatttatttaa